A portion of the Edaphobacter lichenicola genome contains these proteins:
- a CDS encoding MFS transporter, with amino-acid sequence MTTSTNAGPRAPLPFLGLACAVGVSTIYYNQPLLLEMSRTYGSTAGHTGFVAVATQVGYAVGMLAFVPLGDVLERRALMMRMYAAVAVSLLLVAVSPGLNWLIAGSVLLGLFASVTHVALPIAPDLVSHEQRGRAIGTVMTGLLLGILLARTFAGWVSGIHGWRWVFVVAAVMNAAFVPLMWKVMPKLPPKQKLRYSDAMKSLWTLFRTQPLLRESSIIGALVFASFSCFWTTLAFLLHSHYGLGAGVAGTFGVVGAAGAMVAPLAGRLADKHGSRWVISVGMVLLAASYFLLWGEEPMHISTTLHLVGLVIGVVVLDMGAQMTQVANQTRIFGLVPGARSRLNTVYMTVYFTGAAIGSALATVAWVHWKWNGVCGLALSLIALAGLRHATGNRDDAADHHRAAAKDALMEA; translated from the coding sequence ATGACCACTTCAACAAATGCAGGACCTCGCGCGCCGTTGCCGTTTCTCGGACTAGCGTGTGCCGTGGGTGTGTCCACGATCTACTACAACCAGCCTCTCTTGCTGGAGATGAGCCGGACCTACGGGTCTACGGCCGGGCATACCGGCTTCGTCGCGGTAGCGACCCAAGTTGGCTATGCCGTTGGTATGCTAGCGTTTGTTCCTCTGGGCGACGTGCTGGAACGCCGGGCTCTGATGATGCGCATGTACGCTGCGGTTGCGGTGTCCCTGCTCCTGGTTGCCGTCTCACCGGGCTTGAACTGGCTGATCGCCGGTAGCGTATTGCTTGGGCTCTTTGCCTCTGTTACTCACGTCGCGCTCCCTATAGCGCCGGATCTTGTTTCGCATGAGCAACGTGGGCGCGCCATCGGTACGGTCATGACCGGTCTATTGCTCGGCATTCTTTTGGCCCGCACCTTCGCGGGATGGGTCAGCGGAATACATGGCTGGCGTTGGGTGTTCGTTGTGGCCGCTGTTATGAATGCGGCGTTTGTCCCGTTGATGTGGAAGGTGATGCCCAAGCTGCCGCCGAAGCAGAAGCTGCGCTACAGCGACGCGATGAAGTCTTTGTGGACGCTGTTCCGTACGCAGCCGCTTCTGCGCGAGTCTTCCATCATCGGTGCGCTTGTGTTTGCCTCCTTCAGCTGCTTCTGGACGACGTTGGCTTTTTTGCTTCATAGCCACTACGGACTCGGTGCAGGAGTTGCCGGAACATTTGGTGTGGTTGGCGCGGCTGGTGCAATGGTCGCTCCACTCGCTGGCCGTTTGGCCGATAAGCATGGCTCGAGATGGGTGATCTCGGTAGGGATGGTGCTGCTGGCAGCCTCTTATTTTCTGCTGTGGGGGGAAGAGCCGATGCACATATCGACAACCCTCCACCTGGTAGGGCTGGTGATTGGAGTGGTTGTGCTGGATATGGGCGCCCAAATGACGCAGGTGGCGAATCAGACCCGGATCTTCGGTCTGGTGCCAGGCGCCCGGAGCCGTCTTAACACCGTTTACATGACGGTATATTTTACCGGTGCGGCAATCGGGTCGGCCCTGGCGACGGTTGCCTGGGTGCACTGGAAGTGGAACGGTGTTTGCGGTCTGGCGCTTAGTTTAATCGCACTGGCAGGATTGCGCCACGCGACCGGCAATCGCGACGACGCGGCGGATCATCACCGCGCAGCTGCCAAAGATGCATTGATGGAAGCCTGA
- a CDS encoding YheT family hydrolase: MQAVEIERIASHAAEFLPRRFLINGHIQTIMGNYLPRVNDLPAPEAQLVEVSPATADQISSQLLCHCHWQPEEVRATRPSAIIVHGLEGSSESQYVIGNANKLWRAGCNIIRMNMRNCGGTEALSPTLYHSGLSNDVLAVMNFFIAQQGLKSMSLIGYSMGGNLVLKLAGELGTNAPAELRSVIGVSPALDLGPSADALHRPQNRFYEMKFLRALLRRYRRKVMLFPRVFDPNVAAGIRSLRELDDRITALYSGFTGADDYYYRAAAARVIDRIAVPTLVLHALDDPFVRITDESCRKLEANLKIRLLTTSHGGHCAFLAQPNADSGYDGYWAEHTLLRFLLANA; encoded by the coding sequence ATGCAGGCGGTTGAGATCGAGCGCATCGCGAGCCACGCTGCGGAGTTTCTGCCACGGCGGTTCCTGATAAACGGCCATATCCAGACGATCATGGGCAACTATTTGCCTCGCGTGAACGACCTTCCCGCTCCAGAAGCGCAACTGGTCGAGGTTTCGCCCGCGACGGCAGATCAGATCTCAAGCCAGCTCCTTTGCCACTGCCATTGGCAGCCCGAGGAAGTACGGGCGACTCGGCCAAGCGCCATCATCGTGCACGGCCTGGAAGGCTCGTCTGAGTCGCAATATGTCATAGGAAATGCCAATAAACTGTGGCGCGCCGGCTGCAACATCATCCGCATGAACATGCGTAACTGCGGTGGTACGGAGGCGCTCTCACCGACGCTCTACCATTCCGGCCTGTCGAACGACGTACTCGCCGTGATGAACTTTTTCATCGCGCAACAGGGATTGAAGTCAATGTCTCTGATCGGCTATTCGATGGGAGGAAACCTCGTCCTCAAACTTGCCGGCGAGCTTGGCACCAACGCCCCAGCAGAACTTCGTTCCGTGATCGGCGTTTCGCCTGCGCTTGATCTCGGCCCGTCGGCCGATGCATTACATCGCCCACAGAACCGTTTTTATGAGATGAAGTTTCTTCGCGCTCTGCTACGCCGCTATCGCCGCAAAGTTATGCTGTTCCCTCGCGTCTTTGACCCTAACGTTGCAGCGGGAATTCGTTCTCTACGCGAATTGGACGACCGAATCACCGCACTCTACTCCGGCTTTACCGGTGCGGACGATTACTACTATCGTGCGGCCGCAGCTCGCGTCATCGATCGAATTGCAGTACCAACGCTTGTTCTGCACGCACTCGACGATCCGTTCGTCCGCATTACAGATGAAAGTTGTCGCAAGCTCGAAGCAAATCTAAAGATCAGGTTGCTCACGACAAGCCACGGCGGTCATTGCGCTTTCCTTGCTCAGCCCAATGCCGACAGTGGTTACGATGGATATTGGGCCGAGCACACTCTGCTCCGCTTCCTTCTGGCGAACGCCTGA
- a CDS encoding DUF72 domain-containing protein, whose product MTRVPKTPPTPVPVADTGYPARLYAGTSGWAYPTWKPAFYPAGTPAKRFLEFYATQLSSVEVNYTFRALPSAKILEDWLAATPPHFRFSFKSPQRITHFKRLRNCVDDVAQFIATLEPVHQAGKLGLLLFQLPPNFKADAECLSAFLFAPSLRTPSAPQIAFEFRHESWFSEEIYAILRQHNAALCIAESDELLTPEIHTAAGHTCYRLRRSSGYSEVELDAFAKRFAAIAQERDVYVYFKHEDEPTGALNATAFLRHFQAESGRS is encoded by the coding sequence TTGACCCGCGTTCCCAAAACACCGCCTACGCCAGTTCCGGTTGCCGATACGGGATATCCTGCGCGGCTCTATGCCGGGACCTCGGGCTGGGCCTACCCGACCTGGAAGCCAGCTTTTTATCCCGCTGGAACGCCCGCGAAGCGATTCCTGGAGTTTTACGCCACCCAGCTTAGTTCGGTCGAGGTCAACTATACCTTCCGCGCGCTGCCGAGCGCCAAAATACTCGAGGACTGGCTCGCCGCAACTCCTCCACACTTCCGTTTCAGTTTCAAGTCACCGCAGCGTATCACCCACTTCAAACGGTTGCGCAACTGTGTGGATGATGTTGCGCAGTTCATCGCGACGCTCGAGCCGGTTCATCAAGCGGGTAAGCTTGGCCTGCTTCTCTTCCAGCTGCCGCCAAACTTCAAGGCAGACGCTGAATGCCTCAGCGCCTTCCTCTTTGCCCCCTCACTCCGAACGCCGAGTGCTCCACAGATCGCATTTGAATTCCGCCACGAGTCTTGGTTTAGCGAAGAGATTTACGCGATACTGCGTCAGCACAATGCAGCGCTGTGCATTGCCGAAAGTGATGAACTCCTAACGCCGGAGATACACACCGCAGCGGGACACACCTGTTACCGTCTGCGGCGAAGTAGCGGTTATTCCGAAGTTGAGCTCGATGCTTTTGCCAAACGCTTTGCTGCAATCGCTCAGGAGCGCGACGTCTACGTCTACTTCAAGCACGAGGACGAGCCCACAGGAGCACTCAACGCCACGGCATTCCTCAGACACTTTCAAGCTGAATCAGGTAGGTCTTGA
- a CDS encoding DUF4112 domain-containing protein translates to MAFTAKPEILSPRLKRGGKAFDDENLDLLSHVLDDFIRIPGTSIRFGLDGIVGFIPGIGDLIGGIASCIIIIAAWMRGVSYVTVTRMVANVAIEVVVGSIPVLGDMFDIAWRANRRNYALLVGSVDEPRKHTVQSWLFLAAVCVVLAALVILPMLLLTWVFDGLFHSLFGTASHGLFHTL, encoded by the coding sequence ATGGCATTTACCGCGAAACCCGAAATCCTGTCCCCTCGTCTGAAACGTGGCGGAAAAGCCTTTGACGACGAGAATCTTGACCTGCTCTCGCATGTCCTGGACGACTTCATCCGAATCCCCGGAACCTCCATACGCTTCGGTCTGGACGGCATCGTCGGCTTCATTCCAGGTATAGGTGACCTGATCGGTGGCATCGCCTCCTGCATCATCATCATTGCTGCGTGGATGCGCGGTGTCTCCTACGTCACTGTGACAAGGATGGTCGCGAACGTCGCGATCGAAGTTGTAGTTGGCTCTATTCCAGTTCTTGGCGATATGTTCGACATAGCCTGGCGCGCCAACCGGCGAAACTATGCCCTGCTGGTTGGAAGCGTAGACGAACCTCGTAAGCACACGGTACAAAGCTGGCTCTTTCTGGCAGCTGTCTGCGTGGTACTTGCCGCACTCGTCATTCTGCCTATGCTGCTGCTCACGTGGGTCTTCGATGGTCTTTTCCACTCACTCTTTGGTACAGCGAGTCATGGCCTCTTCCACACGTTGTGA
- a CDS encoding aminotransferase class I/II-fold pyridoxal phosphate-dependent enzyme, translating to MSTNYNILLPSHGGQLRQIAAQYGFSAEQLLDFSANINPAGPPPSVLVALRQSLADHASLVAYPDLELTELKSVLAIRTEVPLENICVANGFVPLLESALRSLKIKRCLLPIPCFSEYRRTLENANVDVFPHLLLQENSFRYQPDSIVQALLDHSCDAILLANPQNPSGMLFEAEAMDQLIEMTAQHNITVLLDEAFIDYSPAESLTQKSAERSNLIVFRSVTKFFAIPGLRVAYAVSNALVAKSLRNFLAPWPVSTLASIGVCAALREDDIYSHESRTINHRRRTWLETELARLNIFTYPSSANFLLLRFPAEVDVRSLWERMIVEEQIVLRSCENFEGLGLEHLRIAVRSEAENTRFIDGLERLLMRSNH from the coding sequence ATGAGCACGAATTACAACATTCTGTTGCCGTCGCACGGCGGCCAGCTTCGTCAGATCGCCGCGCAATATGGATTTTCGGCAGAACAACTGCTTGACTTCAGTGCAAACATCAATCCGGCGGGTCCGCCGCCATCGGTGCTAGTAGCACTTCGACAGTCCCTCGCCGATCATGCATCCTTGGTTGCTTATCCAGATCTTGAACTGACAGAGTTGAAGTCCGTACTTGCGATCCGAACAGAGGTACCTCTCGAAAATATCTGTGTCGCGAACGGATTCGTGCCGCTGCTGGAGAGTGCGCTCCGGTCACTGAAGATCAAGCGCTGTCTCTTACCTATACCGTGTTTCAGTGAGTATAGGCGAACGCTTGAGAATGCTAACGTTGACGTATTTCCACACCTTCTTTTGCAGGAGAATAGTTTTCGGTATCAGCCAGATTCAATTGTGCAAGCACTGTTGGACCACTCGTGTGACGCGATTCTACTGGCGAATCCCCAAAATCCATCTGGCATGCTCTTTGAGGCTGAAGCGATGGATCAGCTGATCGAGATGACCGCGCAGCACAACATCACGGTTCTACTGGACGAAGCCTTCATCGACTATTCGCCAGCAGAATCATTGACGCAAAAGAGTGCCGAGAGATCAAACCTGATTGTGTTCCGTTCGGTCACAAAATTTTTCGCTATTCCAGGGCTGAGAGTAGCCTACGCGGTTAGCAATGCCTTAGTGGCGAAGAGCTTGAGAAACTTTCTCGCGCCCTGGCCAGTTTCGACCCTCGCCTCAATCGGAGTCTGTGCCGCTTTGAGAGAGGATGATATCTACTCTCATGAATCGCGGACGATCAACCATCGGCGACGAACGTGGCTGGAGACAGAACTTGCCCGCTTGAATATCTTCACGTATCCGTCGAGCGCAAATTTTCTTCTGTTACGATTCCCCGCTGAGGTGGACGTAAGGTCGCTCTGGGAGAGAATGATCGTGGAGGAGCAGATCGTTCTTCGCTCCTGCGAAAACTTTGAAGGACTCGGGCTGGAGCATCTGCGGATTGCGGTTCGATCAGAAGCTGAGAATACCAGATTCATTGACGGCCTGGAGCGACTGCTCATGCGATCAAACCATTAA
- the cbiB gene encoding adenosylcobinamide-phosphate synthase CbiB produces MKDRRVLAAAYMFDWIAGDPEWLPHPVRLIGKGVEQGERILRRPGQTPAVEFAAGGILTFGLVAAVYFGTTKTIAWANRKSPALALAAEIVLGWTCLASRSLHDEAVAVVSALDMGDILRARRRLARIVGRDTQQLNTYEISRAVIETVAESTSDGVIAPMFYMSVGGVSLAMAYKAINTLDSMIGHADERYFYFGKIAARLDDAANFVPSRLTALGVAAAASALRGASPAAALGIWLRDGMKHKSPNAGQPESAMAGALCVRLGGENFYAGESAVAPLLGEEFPQPSLQKAKHAIQIAAGVSILGVVMAMLFARRR; encoded by the coding sequence ATGAAGGATCGAAGAGTTCTAGCGGCCGCGTATATGTTCGACTGGATCGCGGGCGATCCAGAGTGGCTTCCGCACCCCGTGCGGTTGATTGGCAAAGGGGTGGAGCAAGGAGAACGGATACTGAGAAGGCCCGGTCAAACACCCGCGGTTGAGTTTGCAGCGGGCGGTATCTTGACCTTCGGGCTGGTCGCCGCCGTTTATTTCGGGACAACCAAGACGATCGCATGGGCGAATAGGAAGAGCCCCGCATTAGCGTTGGCTGCAGAGATCGTACTCGGATGGACCTGTCTGGCATCACGCAGTCTTCACGATGAGGCTGTCGCTGTCGTGTCTGCTTTGGACATGGGCGATATCCTGCGTGCGCGGCGTCGACTGGCAAGGATCGTTGGACGCGACACACAGCAACTAAATACGTACGAGATCAGTCGTGCAGTTATCGAGACCGTAGCGGAAAGCACCTCAGATGGCGTGATCGCACCAATGTTCTACATGTCGGTTGGAGGGGTTTCGCTCGCAATGGCATATAAGGCAATCAACACGCTCGACTCGATGATTGGCCACGCAGATGAGAGATATTTTTACTTTGGAAAGATCGCAGCACGGCTGGATGATGCTGCCAATTTCGTGCCTTCACGACTAACTGCATTAGGGGTTGCGGCGGCTGCCTCTGCGCTGAGAGGTGCGAGCCCCGCAGCGGCGCTCGGCATATGGCTTCGTGATGGTATGAAACATAAGAGCCCCAACGCAGGGCAGCCTGAGAGCGCGATGGCAGGTGCATTGTGTGTCAGGCTCGGAGGGGAGAACTTTTACGCTGGAGAATCTGCAGTAGCCCCTCTTCTGGGAGAGGAGTTTCCTCAACCCTCTCTGCAGAAGGCGAAGCACGCTATTCAAATTGCTGCTGGCGTCTCTATTCTGGGTGTTGTTATGGCGATGCTGTTTGCGAGGAGACGATGA
- a CDS encoding cobyric acid synthase — MVLGTSSHVGKSLLTAALCRIFAQHGHRVAPFKSQNMSLNSAATIEGLEIGRAQALQAEAAGVAPSVHMNPILIKPSGGNSSQVVVRGKIWGRVTAAEYHQRRVEELLPIVRESYNALAAEYDVVILEGAGSPAEINLKQHDIANIRMAEMADARCLLVGDIDRGGVFASLLGTLELLEPKERELVRGFAINKFRGDASLLEPGVHTIEDRVQKPCLGVIPYVHSLVLEEEDSLGLPVVTQAQWTSGLDRSSHRRLRVAVIALPSFSNFTDFDSLRSEASVSLLFCRTAEAIAQADVVIVPGSKQTVDDLLWMRSQGLDVAIQKHAQTSLVVGICGGMQMLGETITDPLGMEHDGTVAGLCLLPIQTTMQADKVTRNVKGKMAAAALFGQSITDCQLSGYEIHIGQTSYQSETTHFAVLFSERGTADTSKDGCVSIDMHVFGTYLHGIFDEDSFRHQFLRAARSFHGLSAPRDLHLWKQLREDSLNRLARTVEDALDMEMIFDWVGLPYKKTASEIHSHLREGTAG, encoded by the coding sequence ATGGTTCTGGGTACAAGCTCGCATGTCGGCAAATCGTTACTGACAGCTGCTCTCTGCCGCATCTTCGCACAGCATGGGCACCGAGTTGCGCCGTTCAAATCGCAAAATATGTCGTTGAACTCGGCAGCCACCATCGAAGGCCTTGAGATCGGACGCGCGCAAGCGCTACAGGCTGAAGCTGCTGGAGTCGCGCCGTCAGTACATATGAACCCCATTCTCATCAAGCCTTCGGGCGGGAACTCTTCACAGGTTGTCGTGCGGGGAAAGATCTGGGGAAGAGTGACGGCCGCAGAGTATCATCAGCGGCGCGTCGAGGAGTTGTTGCCCATCGTTCGCGAGAGCTACAACGCACTTGCCGCGGAGTATGACGTGGTTATTTTGGAGGGTGCCGGCTCGCCCGCAGAGATCAACTTGAAGCAGCACGATATTGCGAATATCCGAATGGCTGAGATGGCCGATGCGCGGTGCCTGTTGGTTGGCGACATAGACCGCGGGGGAGTCTTTGCCTCGTTGTTGGGGACACTCGAACTTCTGGAGCCTAAAGAGCGGGAGCTTGTTCGCGGATTCGCTATCAATAAGTTTCGCGGGGATGCAAGTCTGCTTGAACCGGGAGTACATACGATCGAAGATCGTGTACAGAAGCCGTGTCTCGGCGTCATCCCGTACGTGCATTCGCTAGTACTGGAAGAAGAGGATAGTCTGGGTCTCCCGGTGGTGACGCAGGCGCAATGGACATCGGGCCTGGACAGATCGTCTCATCGAAGGTTGCGGGTGGCTGTGATCGCCCTGCCATCATTTTCAAACTTTACGGACTTCGATTCGCTTCGTTCGGAGGCGTCTGTTTCTCTGTTGTTTTGTCGTACAGCAGAGGCGATTGCACAAGCGGATGTCGTGATTGTGCCAGGCAGTAAGCAGACTGTGGATGATCTGTTATGGATGAGGAGTCAAGGCCTCGACGTTGCTATCCAAAAACATGCCCAAACCAGTCTCGTCGTGGGCATCTGCGGCGGCATGCAGATGCTCGGTGAAACAATCACCGATCCGCTCGGGATGGAGCACGATGGCACAGTTGCTGGTCTCTGCTTACTGCCGATTCAAACCACCATGCAAGCTGATAAGGTGACGCGGAATGTAAAGGGAAAGATGGCGGCCGCTGCCTTGTTCGGCCAGTCCATTACGGACTGCCAGCTCTCCGGGTATGAGATTCACATCGGACAGACGAGTTATCAGTCGGAGACCACGCACTTCGCGGTTCTCTTCTCCGAGAGGGGAACTGCCGATACGAGCAAGGATGGCTGCGTGAGTATCGACATGCACGTTTTTGGCACCTATCTTCACGGAATCTTCGACGAGGACAGTTTTCGCCACCAGTTTCTTCGTGCTGCCCGAAGCTTTCATGGGCTCTCTGCGCCGCGCGATCTTCATTTGTGGAAGCAACTACGCGAAGACTCGCTGAATCGACTTGCGCGGACGGTAGAAGATGCTCTGGACATGGAGATGATCTTCGATTGGGTCGGCCTCCCTTACAAGAAGACCGCATCTGAAATTCATAGCCATCTTCGAGAAGGCACGGCAGGATGA
- the bluB gene encoding 5,6-dimethylbenzimidazole synthase produces the protein MEVMKATGFDENERQGVYRAIRERRDVRRGFLPEPIPDELLYRLLDAAHNAPSVGLMQPWRFIVVRDIAVRRAVHGIFLQANQQAAASYTGKQQQSYTGMKLEGILEAPQNLCIVCDSQNSQGHQLGRRTMPETAVYSAVCAVQNLWLAARAEGIGVGWVSILEPDLLRSALKIPTQIIPVAYLCLGYVDAFAAEPDLERAGWEKRTTLKSVVSFNEYDGNWGDGRPTP, from the coding sequence ATGGAAGTAATGAAGGCCACAGGCTTCGACGAAAACGAGCGCCAAGGTGTTTATCGCGCAATCCGCGAGCGAAGAGACGTGCGCCGCGGATTTTTACCGGAGCCAATCCCTGACGAGTTGCTATACCGGTTGCTCGATGCAGCACACAACGCACCTTCGGTTGGACTGATGCAGCCATGGCGATTCATCGTTGTTCGAGATATTGCTGTGCGGCGAGCGGTTCACGGTATTTTTCTCCAGGCGAATCAGCAGGCAGCAGCAAGCTATACCGGAAAACAGCAACAGAGTTACACCGGCATGAAGCTTGAGGGGATTTTAGAGGCGCCACAAAATCTTTGTATCGTGTGCGACTCGCAGAACAGTCAGGGTCACCAGCTTGGACGGCGAACGATGCCCGAGACTGCGGTCTACTCGGCAGTCTGTGCGGTACAGAATCTGTGGCTCGCCGCCAGGGCTGAAGGGATTGGTGTCGGTTGGGTGAGTATCCTGGAGCCAGACCTGTTGCGCAGCGCACTGAAAATTCCTACGCAAATTATTCCAGTGGCCTATTTATGTCTGGGATACGTCGACGCATTCGCTGCAGAACCCGATCTTGAACGAGCCGGTTGGGAAAAGCGAACGACGCTGAAGAGCGTAGTGTCCTTCAATGAATACGACGGCAACTGGGGCGACGGAAGGCCAACACCATGA
- a CDS encoding cob(I)yrinic acid a,c-diamide adenosyltransferase: protein MSIATKRGDGGQTGLAGGIRISKADLRVEAYGSVDELNTVLGFARSICTNKEIYDWTETIQRTLFRVGSALATPPESKKTPPVVTAEDVETLTKLVHQIEATEGILADWSLPGAHTESAAYEMARTVCRRTERAAVRLASSGVEVNSEILAYLNRLSDLIWLFGRLIEVNAGIDARLRGGETAGPKWSRAWK, encoded by the coding sequence ATGAGTATCGCAACGAAACGTGGAGATGGCGGACAAACGGGACTCGCCGGCGGCATTCGAATCTCGAAGGCTGATTTGCGAGTAGAAGCATATGGTTCAGTCGATGAACTCAATACGGTGCTCGGCTTTGCTCGCAGCATCTGTACCAATAAAGAGATCTACGACTGGACTGAAACCATTCAACGCACACTGTTTCGAGTAGGATCGGCGCTCGCTACTCCACCGGAGAGCAAGAAGACACCTCCTGTCGTCACGGCAGAGGACGTTGAGACGCTAACGAAGCTGGTTCATCAGATTGAGGCGACCGAAGGTATTCTTGCCGACTGGTCATTGCCGGGTGCACATACCGAATCAGCCGCATATGAGATGGCGCGTACGGTGTGTCGCCGGACGGAGCGCGCTGCGGTTCGGCTTGCGTCCAGCGGAGTAGAAGTAAATTCTGAGATCCTCGCGTATCTGAATCGACTATCCGATTTGATCTGGCTCTTTGGCAGACTGATCGAAGTAAATGCCGGTATCGACGCGCGGCTGCGCGGCGGAGAGACAGCGGGGCCAAAGTGGTCACGGGCATGGAAGTAA
- a CDS encoding histidine phosphatase family protein, which translates to MNEILFIRHAETDMAGTFCGHSDPDLNERGHTQVSELLDTLRGGDIGAVYTSDLRRALTTAETIAKSLTVDCIVRPALREINFGRWEGRSWNDIEQQEQDYAHRWIAEYPNIPAPGGEDIGEFKRRVLNEVEFLSTQAMTRNIAVVTHAGILRTILCALCGCSTEEAWKLTKPYCSIVRYTVATWPSTQFAEVIQ; encoded by the coding sequence ATGAACGAGATACTTTTTATCCGCCACGCGGAGACAGACATGGCTGGCACTTTTTGCGGCCATTCAGATCCAGACTTGAATGAACGTGGCCACACTCAAGTGTCTGAACTCCTGGACACACTGCGCGGGGGAGATATCGGTGCGGTTTATACAAGCGACCTCCGCCGCGCGCTGACCACTGCAGAGACAATCGCGAAATCTTTGACCGTAGACTGTATTGTTAGGCCCGCATTACGTGAGATCAACTTCGGCCGATGGGAGGGTCGAAGCTGGAACGACATTGAGCAACAGGAACAAGACTATGCTCACCGTTGGATTGCAGAGTATCCGAACATTCCGGCGCCAGGAGGCGAGGACATCGGCGAATTTAAAAGACGTGTACTGAATGAAGTCGAGTTCTTATCCACTCAAGCTATGACACGCAACATCGCCGTCGTCACACACGCCGGCATATTGCGTACCATCTTGTGTGCGTTGTGTGGATGCTCCACAGAAGAAGCCTGGAAGCTGACGAAGCCCTACTGTTCGATTGTTCGCTACACCGTTGCAACTTGGCCTTCGACACAGTTCGCTGAGGTTATCCAGTGA
- the cobS gene encoding adenosylcobinamide-GDP ribazoletransferase, producing the protein MKKIHILSDEVAVAFQFLTRIPTLSKTFEVDSLSRAAKFFPLVGLVVGCGAAFLQKLLLSHLSRAVIGLVVLAYLMLITGCLHEDGLADTADGFGGGWSKDQILTILKDSRIGSYGAAALVLSLLARYVLLASLPAERFAAYVISSHVLCRWSSLPLSYFLPSAREQEGQGARIAKLTSLSTLIFGSLFSIALVIVALRWSAVAPLLATLLVVTLSGLFYWKKIGGVTGDCFGATNQLAEIAVYFCGVWIV; encoded by the coding sequence ATGAAAAAGATCCATATACTAAGCGACGAGGTGGCAGTTGCGTTTCAGTTTTTGACACGCATTCCAACTCTGTCGAAGACATTCGAAGTCGACTCGCTCTCGCGTGCTGCTAAGTTTTTTCCGCTGGTCGGTCTCGTGGTTGGCTGCGGCGCCGCCTTCTTACAGAAGTTACTGTTATCTCATCTAAGTCGCGCAGTGATTGGGTTGGTCGTGCTCGCTTATCTCATGCTGATCACCGGTTGTCTCCACGAGGATGGGCTCGCCGACACCGCGGATGGGTTTGGCGGAGGGTGGAGCAAGGATCAGATATTGACCATCCTGAAAGACAGCCGGATTGGAAGTTATGGAGCGGCCGCTCTCGTCTTATCGTTACTGGCACGCTATGTTCTGTTGGCATCACTACCAGCCGAACGTTTCGCAGCATATGTTATCTCGTCGCATGTCCTTTGCCGTTGGAGTTCGCTGCCGCTGAGCTATTTCCTTCCATCGGCCCGAGAACAAGAAGGTCAAGGGGCACGTATTGCAAAACTTACCTCGTTATCCACACTCATATTCGGATCACTATTTAGTATTGCCCTGGTCATCGTTGCGCTGCGGTGGTCCGCTGTGGCCCCGCTGCTGGCGACACTGCTCGTTGTGACGCTTAGCGGATTGTTTTACTGGAAAAAAATTGGTGGCGTCACTGGCGACTGCTTCGGTGCAACAAATCAACTGGCTGAGATCGCCGTGTACTTCTGTGGAGTGTGGATTGTATGA